A single Streptomyces sannanensis DNA region contains:
- a CDS encoding anthranilate synthase family protein: MLIQRLLDDVCPPFALLRRRAPGRDHDTVEVLLGPVHDVEHLADIPVGDRPSLALVPFRQIRERGFDVRDDGTPLSVLIAEETHELPLAEVLDALPTHAVHVEGGAFDVDDDKYADIVRRVVDHEIGSGEGANFVIRRTYTGEIPGFGRADALALFRRLLAGERGAYWTFVVHTGERTLVGASPEVHVRMSRERDERVALSVEGGGGSQAGGTVVMNPISGTYRYPAAGPAVEDLLGFLSDSKEIEELSMVVDEELKMMCTVGDMGGVVVGPRLKEMAHLAHTEYELRGRSSLDVREVLRETMFAATVTGSPVQNACRVIERHEAGGRGYYAGALALLGRDSGGAQTLDSPILIRTADISPTGRLRVSVGATLVRHSDPAGEVAETHAKAAAVLTALGVRPGRPRDESARPHLADDPRVRSALDARRADLAPFWLRMQERSTELAGHALIVDGEDTFTSMLAHLLRASGLDVTVRRHDEPDLRSAALTHRGPVVLGPGPGNPADVADPKMRVLRGLAADLLRGHRHGPARLPTTAPHRGPSGRALMGVCLGHELLAAELGLDIVRKAVPYQGAQTRIDLFGQEETVGFYNSFTASCDDEAAAELAAHAVEVARDPATAEVHALRGPGFASVQFHPESVLTLRGPRIVRDALTAMYRGARA, translated from the coding sequence ATGCTCATCCAGCGCCTCCTGGACGACGTCTGCCCGCCCTTCGCCCTGCTCCGGCGCCGCGCCCCGGGCCGGGACCACGACACCGTCGAGGTGCTCCTCGGCCCGGTCCACGATGTGGAACACCTGGCCGACATCCCGGTCGGCGACCGGCCCTCCCTCGCCCTGGTGCCGTTCCGGCAGATCAGGGAGCGCGGATTCGATGTACGGGACGACGGCACGCCGCTGAGTGTGCTGATCGCCGAGGAGACCCACGAGCTGCCGCTCGCCGAGGTGCTGGACGCACTGCCCACGCACGCCGTGCACGTCGAGGGCGGGGCCTTCGACGTCGACGACGACAAGTACGCGGACATCGTCCGGCGCGTCGTCGACCACGAGATCGGCAGCGGCGAGGGCGCGAACTTCGTCATCCGGCGGACCTACACCGGCGAGATCCCCGGATTCGGGCGGGCCGACGCCCTGGCCCTCTTCCGGCGGCTGCTCGCCGGGGAGCGTGGGGCGTACTGGACCTTCGTCGTGCACACCGGGGAGCGCACCCTGGTCGGGGCCAGCCCCGAGGTGCATGTGCGCATGTCGAGAGAAAGGGACGAGCGCGTAGCGCTCTCGGTCGAGGGTGGTGGTGGGAGCCAGGCGGGCGGGACGGTCGTCATGAACCCCATCAGCGGAACGTACCGCTATCCGGCGGCCGGCCCGGCCGTCGAGGACCTGCTCGGATTCCTCTCCGACAGCAAGGAGATCGAGGAGCTCTCGATGGTCGTCGACGAGGAGCTCAAGATGATGTGCACGGTGGGCGACATGGGCGGGGTCGTCGTCGGACCGCGCCTCAAGGAGATGGCCCACCTCGCGCACACCGAGTACGAACTGCGCGGCCGTTCCTCGCTCGACGTCCGCGAGGTCCTGCGGGAGACGATGTTCGCGGCAACGGTCACCGGCTCCCCCGTGCAGAACGCCTGTCGTGTCATCGAGCGCCACGAGGCCGGCGGACGCGGCTACTACGCGGGAGCCCTCGCCCTCCTCGGCCGGGACTCGGGCGGAGCCCAGACCCTGGACTCCCCCATCCTGATCCGCACCGCGGACATCTCGCCCACCGGCCGACTGCGGGTGTCCGTCGGCGCCACGCTCGTGCGGCACTCCGACCCGGCCGGCGAGGTCGCCGAGACCCACGCCAAGGCAGCCGCCGTACTGACGGCGCTGGGGGTACGCCCCGGCCGGCCCCGCGACGAGTCGGCGCGCCCGCACCTCGCCGACGACCCTCGCGTCCGCTCCGCACTGGACGCCCGGCGGGCGGACCTGGCGCCCTTCTGGCTGCGCATGCAGGAACGTTCGACGGAACTCGCGGGCCACGCCCTCATCGTCGACGGCGAGGACACCTTCACCTCGATGCTGGCTCATCTGCTGCGGGCGTCCGGCCTGGATGTGACCGTACGCCGCCATGACGAGCCGGACCTGCGCTCCGCCGCCCTGACCCACCGGGGCCCCGTCGTCCTGGGCCCGGGGCCCGGCAATCCCGCGGACGTCGCCGACCCGAAGATGCGAGTGCTCCGCGGCTTGGCCGCGGATCTGCTCCGCGGCCACCGGCACGGGCCCGCCCGTCTCCCGACCACCGCCCCTCATCGAGGCCCTTCGGGCCGCGCGCTGATGGGGGTGTGCCTCGGCCACGAACTGCTCGCGGCGGAACTGGGCCTGGACATCGTACGCAAGGCGGTTCCGTACCAGGGCGCGCAGACCCGTATCGACCTGTTCGGCCAGGAGGAAACGGTGGGCTTCTACAACAGCTTCACCGCGAGCTGCGACGACGAGGCGGCGGCGGAACTGGCCGCGCACGCGGTCGAGGTCGCCCGCGACCCGGCGACCGCCGAGGTCCACGCCCTCCGCGGCCCCGGCTTCGCCTCGGTCCAGTTCCACCCGGAGTCGGTCCTGACCCTGCGCGGCCCGCGGATCGTCCGCGACGCACTCACGGCTATGTACCGGGGGGCCCGCGCCTGA
- a CDS encoding 6-phosphofructokinase, translating into MRVGVLTGGGDCPGLNAVIRGIVRKGVQEYGYHFTGFKDGWRGPLDGATVRLDIAAVRGILPRGGTVLGSSRTNPLKVTDGVRRIKENLAKHEVDALIAIGGEDTLGVAARMSDEYGVPCVGVPKTIDNDLSATDYTFGFDTAVGIATEAIDRLHTTAESHMRVLVVEVMGRHAGWIALHSGLAGGANVILIPEQRFDVDQVCAWVTSRFKASYAPIVVVAEGAMPQDGDMVLKDGTLDAFGHVRLSGVGEWLAKEIEKRTGKEARTTVLGHVQRGGTPSAFDRWLATRFGLHAIEAVRDGDFGKMVALRGTDIVRVSISEATAKLKTVDPALYAEAGVFFG; encoded by the coding sequence ATGCGGGTCGGAGTGCTGACCGGCGGCGGCGACTGCCCCGGGCTCAACGCGGTCATCCGCGGCATCGTGCGCAAGGGCGTGCAGGAGTACGGCTACCACTTCACCGGATTCAAGGACGGCTGGCGCGGACCGCTGGACGGCGCGACCGTCCGGCTCGACATCGCCGCGGTGCGTGGCATCCTGCCCCGCGGCGGCACCGTCCTCGGCTCCTCGCGCACCAACCCCCTCAAGGTGACGGACGGCGTCCGCCGCATCAAGGAGAACCTCGCCAAGCACGAGGTCGACGCACTCATCGCGATCGGCGGCGAGGACACCCTCGGGGTCGCGGCACGGATGAGTGACGAGTACGGCGTCCCGTGCGTCGGCGTACCCAAGACCATCGACAACGACCTGTCCGCCACGGACTACACCTTCGGCTTCGACACCGCGGTCGGTATCGCCACCGAGGCCATCGACCGGCTCCACACCACCGCCGAATCCCATATGCGCGTCCTCGTCGTCGAGGTGATGGGCCGTCACGCCGGCTGGATCGCCCTGCACTCCGGCCTCGCCGGCGGCGCGAATGTCATCCTCATCCCCGAGCAGCGCTTCGACGTCGACCAGGTCTGCGCCTGGGTGACCTCCCGTTTCAAGGCGTCGTACGCCCCCATCGTGGTCGTCGCCGAGGGCGCGATGCCCCAGGACGGGGACATGGTCCTGAAGGACGGCACGCTCGATGCGTTCGGGCACGTCCGGCTGTCCGGGGTGGGGGAGTGGCTGGCCAAGGAGATCGAGAAGCGCACCGGCAAGGAGGCGCGCACGACCGTTCTGGGCCATGTCCAGCGCGGCGGCACCCCCAGCGCGTTCGACCGCTGGCTGGCCACGCGGTTCGGGCTGCACGCGATCGAGGCCGTGCGGGACGGCGACTTCGGCAAGATGGTCGCGCTGCGGGGCACGGACATCGTGCGGGTGTCGATCTCCGAGGCGACGGCAAAGCTGAAGACGGTGGACCCGGCGCTGTACGCCGAGGCCGGCGTGTTCTTCGGCTGA
- a CDS encoding response regulator transcription factor has translation MSEQQTIKVMVVDDHPMWRDAVARDLAESGFDVVATAGDGPQAVRRARAAGPHVLVLDLNLPGMPGVQVCKELVGADPALRVLVLSASGEHADVLEAVKSGATGYLLKSASTAELIDAVRRTAAGDPVFTPGLAGLVLGEYRRLASGPAPAAPDEPKAPQLTERETEVLRLVAKGLSYKQIAERLVISHRTVQNHVQNTLGKLQLHNRVELVRYAIERGLDDA, from the coding sequence ATGAGCGAGCAGCAGACGATCAAGGTGATGGTGGTCGACGACCACCCGATGTGGCGCGACGCCGTCGCCCGCGACCTGGCCGAGTCCGGATTCGACGTGGTCGCGACGGCCGGTGACGGCCCGCAGGCCGTGCGCCGCGCCCGGGCCGCCGGACCCCATGTGCTCGTCCTCGACCTCAACCTGCCCGGCATGCCCGGCGTTCAGGTGTGCAAGGAGCTGGTCGGCGCCGACCCCGCGCTGCGCGTCCTCGTCCTCTCCGCGAGCGGTGAGCACGCGGATGTGCTGGAGGCGGTCAAGTCCGGTGCCACCGGCTATCTGTTGAAGTCGGCCAGCACGGCCGAACTGATCGACGCGGTGCGGCGCACCGCCGCCGGCGACCCGGTCTTCACCCCGGGGCTGGCCGGACTGGTGCTCGGCGAATACCGCAGGCTCGCCTCCGGCCCGGCGCCTGCCGCCCCCGACGAGCCCAAGGCCCCGCAGCTCACCGAACGCGAGACCGAAGTGCTGCGGCTGGTCGCCAAGGGGCTGTCGTACAAGCAGATCGCCGAGCGTCTGGTGATCTCGCACCGCACCGTCCAGAACCATGTGCAGAACACCCTCGGCAAGCTCCAGCTGCACAATCGCGTGGAGCTCGTGCGGTACGCGATCGAGCGAGGACTCGACGACGCCTGA
- the macS gene encoding MacS family sensor histidine kinase: protein MARRERVVRMSVEQPLWRALTAYRILTMIYAALIFVFTYEKFERPWVGIAFLSVLAVWTLATLPKVANAARCTKGFLVADLALALTGILLTPLAEQQARQIDGPTLPSIWTAGAVLAYALKGGWRWAGFASSLVAVANILQRGHPTRDTLHNVLLVWVASIAIGYVVEVARASEATLARALEIEAATRERERLARDIHDSVLQVLAMVQRRGTALGGEAAELGRMAGEQEVALRTLVSSGLVTPARASEEAAQGAVVRTVEVDDEDSSSPCDLRALLAPHAGARVTFVEPGAPVLLAPTAAEELAAAVSAALDNVRRHAGEQARAWILVEDEPDAVIVTVRDDGPGIPEGRLAQAEGEGRLGVALSIRGRLRDLGGTAELISVPGQGTEVELKVPRG, encoded by the coding sequence ATGGCCAGGCGCGAGCGGGTCGTACGCATGTCGGTCGAGCAGCCGCTGTGGCGTGCCCTGACCGCGTACCGAATCCTCACGATGATCTACGCGGCGCTGATCTTCGTCTTCACGTACGAGAAGTTCGAGCGCCCCTGGGTGGGCATCGCCTTCCTCTCGGTACTGGCCGTGTGGACCCTCGCCACCCTCCCCAAGGTGGCGAACGCCGCCCGCTGCACCAAGGGTTTCCTCGTCGCCGACCTCGCCCTGGCGCTCACCGGCATCCTGCTCACCCCGCTCGCCGAACAGCAGGCGCGGCAGATCGACGGCCCGACCCTGCCGTCGATATGGACCGCGGGAGCCGTGCTCGCCTACGCCCTCAAGGGCGGCTGGCGCTGGGCGGGCTTCGCGTCCTCCCTGGTCGCCGTCGCCAACATCCTCCAACGCGGCCACCCCACCCGGGACACCCTGCACAATGTGCTGCTGGTGTGGGTCGCGTCCATCGCCATCGGATACGTCGTCGAGGTCGCCCGCGCCAGTGAGGCAACCCTCGCCCGAGCCCTGGAGATCGAGGCCGCCACCCGCGAACGGGAGCGCCTCGCCCGGGACATCCACGACAGCGTGCTCCAGGTGCTCGCCATGGTGCAGCGGCGCGGCACCGCGCTCGGCGGCGAGGCCGCTGAGCTGGGCAGGATGGCGGGCGAGCAGGAGGTGGCCCTGCGTACCCTGGTCTCCAGCGGCCTGGTCACCCCCGCCCGTGCCTCCGAGGAAGCGGCGCAGGGCGCGGTGGTCCGTACGGTCGAGGTGGACGACGAGGATTCGTCCTCGCCGTGCGACCTGCGTGCCCTGCTCGCCCCGCACGCCGGGGCGCGGGTGACCTTCGTGGAGCCGGGCGCACCGGTGCTGCTCGCGCCGACGGCGGCGGAGGAGCTGGCGGCCGCTGTCAGTGCCGCCCTGGACAATGTCCGCAGACACGCCGGTGAGCAGGCCCGGGCCTGGATCCTGGTCGAGGACGAGCCGGACGCGGTGATCGTGACGGTCCGGGACGACGGTCCGGGTATCCCGGAAGGCAGACTCGCCCAGGCCGAGGGAGAGGGACGGCTGGGCGTCGCCCTCTCCATCCGCGGCCGGCTGCGGGACCTGGGCGGCACCGCCGAGCTGATCTCGGTGCCGGGCCAGGGCACAGAGGTCGAACTGAAGGTTCCACGGGGGTAG
- a CDS encoding lysophospholipid acyltransferase family protein has translation MYGAMKFSIGGTLKAVFRPWVEGLENIPAEGPAILASNHLSFSDSFFLPAVLDRKVTFIAKAEYFTTPGVKGKLTAAFFKGVGQLPVDRSGARGAGEAAIKSGIEVIERGELFGIYPEGTRSPDGRLYRGKPGGLARVALATGAPVIPVAMIDTEKVQPPGKVVPKLVRPGIRIGKPLDFSRYQGMDHDRFILRSVTDEVMYEIMKLSGQEYVDIYATAAKRQIAEAAKKRAEAEKAQ, from the coding sequence ATCTACGGCGCCATGAAGTTCTCCATCGGAGGGACGCTGAAGGCCGTCTTCAGGCCCTGGGTGGAAGGGCTGGAGAACATCCCCGCCGAGGGCCCCGCGATCCTCGCGAGCAACCATCTGTCGTTCTCCGACTCGTTCTTCCTGCCCGCCGTGCTGGACCGCAAGGTCACCTTCATCGCCAAGGCCGAGTACTTCACCACCCCGGGCGTGAAGGGCAAGCTCACGGCAGCGTTCTTCAAGGGCGTCGGCCAGCTGCCGGTGGACCGTTCGGGTGCGCGCGGTGCGGGCGAGGCGGCCATCAAGAGCGGTATCGAGGTCATCGAGCGCGGCGAGCTCTTCGGCATCTACCCGGAGGGCACCCGCTCTCCGGACGGCCGGCTCTACCGCGGCAAGCCGGGCGGCCTGGCGCGGGTGGCGCTCGCCACCGGCGCGCCCGTGATCCCGGTCGCGATGATCGACACGGAGAAGGTCCAGCCGCCCGGCAAGGTCGTCCCCAAGCTCGTGCGCCCAGGGATAAGGATCGGCAAGCCGCTGGACTTCAGCCGCTACCAGGGCATGGACCACGACCGCTTCATCCTGCGCTCGGTGACCGACGAGGTCATGTACGAAATCATGAAGCTCTCCGGCCAGGAGTACGTCGACATCTACGCGACCGCGGCGAAGCGCCAGATCGCCGAGGCGGCGAAGAAGCGGGCAGAGGCCGAAAAGGCGCAGTAG
- a CDS encoding alpha/beta hydrolase yields the protein MPVLPGAEPFRHEGGEVGVLLCHGFTGSPQSLRPWADHLAGLGLTVSLPLLPGHGTRWQDMQYTGWQDWYAEVDRALRELLDRCTQVFVFGLSMGAALALRLAAKHGDAISGITVVNPVNKVHDLLAYTLPVTKHFVRSTPGIASDIAKPGSEEVGYDRVPTRAAHSLKKFLQMLDGELPQVTQPMLLLHSPQDHVVRPADSARILSRVSSTDVTEILLEQSYHVATLDHDAERIFEESYAFIGRLAPAVAKKGSTTGG from the coding sequence GTGCCGGTCCTCCCTGGAGCCGAGCCGTTCCGCCACGAGGGCGGAGAGGTCGGCGTCCTCCTCTGCCACGGCTTCACCGGCTCCCCGCAGTCGCTGCGCCCCTGGGCCGATCATCTGGCCGGTCTCGGGCTGACGGTGTCGCTGCCACTGCTGCCCGGGCACGGGACGCGCTGGCAGGACATGCAGTACACCGGCTGGCAGGACTGGTACGCGGAAGTGGACCGGGCCCTGCGGGAGCTGCTGGACCGGTGCACACAGGTGTTCGTCTTCGGGCTGTCGATGGGCGCGGCGCTGGCGCTGCGGCTCGCGGCGAAGCACGGCGACGCGATCAGCGGCATCACGGTGGTGAACCCGGTGAACAAGGTGCACGACCTGCTGGCGTACACACTGCCCGTCACCAAGCACTTCGTACGCTCCACGCCGGGTATCGCGAGCGACATCGCGAAGCCGGGCTCCGAGGAGGTCGGGTACGACCGGGTGCCGACGCGCGCGGCGCATTCGCTGAAGAAGTTCCTGCAGATGCTGGACGGAGAACTGCCGCAGGTCACCCAGCCGATGCTGCTGCTGCACAGCCCGCAGGACCATGTGGTGCGGCCGGCCGACTCGGCCCGGATCCTCAGCCGGGTCTCGTCGACCGACGTCACCGAGATCCTGCTGGAACAGAGCTACCACGTGGCGACGTTGGACCATGATGCGGAGCGGATCTTCGAGGAGAGTTACGCGTTCATCGGCAGGCTCGCTCCGGCCGTCGCGAAGAAGGGGAGCACCACCGGTGGCTGA
- a CDS encoding endonuclease/exonuclease/phosphatase family protein, whose protein sequence is MVMRTLPGSRTESGAAVIRVLSYNIRSMRDDRHSLARVIRACAPDVVLIQEAPRFFRWRKHAAWLAKHSDLVTITGGATTTGPMLIGSLRVTVERTEDVLLPKAPGLHRRGFAVAVVRIGGARVGLLSCHLSLRSDERHAQAGMLLGRLKELGVEHVIVGGDINERPEGRSFRRLSAELQDCWAVRPWGGENTYGTDAPHKRIDAIFATGGIEVLGCGVPLDLPGISRADLRAATDHLPVLAALRVPAG, encoded by the coding sequence ATGGTGATGCGTACGCTGCCCGGATCCCGTACGGAGAGCGGCGCCGCCGTGATCCGGGTGCTCAGCTACAACATCCGCTCCATGCGCGACGACCGGCACTCGCTCGCCCGGGTGATCCGCGCCTGCGCACCCGATGTCGTCCTCATCCAGGAGGCCCCGCGCTTCTTCCGCTGGCGCAAACACGCGGCCTGGCTGGCCAAGCACAGCGACCTGGTGACGATCACCGGTGGGGCCACCACGACCGGCCCGATGCTGATCGGCTCGCTGCGGGTGACCGTCGAGCGCACGGAGGACGTGCTGCTGCCGAAGGCGCCGGGCCTGCACCGGCGCGGCTTCGCCGTCGCGGTCGTACGGATCGGGGGAGCCAGGGTCGGGCTGCTGAGCTGCCATCTGAGCCTGCGCAGCGACGAGCGCCACGCGCAGGCGGGCATGCTGCTCGGCCGGCTGAAGGAACTGGGTGTGGAGCACGTGATCGTCGGCGGCGACATCAATGAGCGCCCCGAGGGGCGATCGTTCCGCCGGCTGTCCGCCGAGCTCCAGGACTGCTGGGCGGTGCGGCCGTGGGGCGGCGAGAACACCTATGGCACGGACGCCCCGCACAAGCGGATCGACGCGATCTTCGCCACCGGGGGCATCGAAGTCCTCGGCTGCGGGGTTCCGTTGGACCTCCCCGGGATCAGCCGGGCCGACCTCCGGGCGGCCACGGACCATCTGCCGGTGCTGGCCGCACTCCGGGTACCCGCCGGCTGA
- a CDS encoding ROK family glucokinase gives MGLTIGVDIGGTKIAAGVVDEEGRILETSTVPTPQTPEGVVEAICTAVSEVGKGHDIEAVGIGAAGYVDDKRATVLFAPNINWRHEPLKDKVEQRVGLPVVVENDANAAAWGEYRFGAGQGHEDVICITLGTGLGGGIIIGNKLRRGRFGVAAEFGHIRVVPDGLLCGCGSQGCWEQYASGRALVRYAKQRANAAPENATILLGLGDGTIEGIEGKHISAAARQGDPVAIDSFRELARWAGAGLADLASLFDPSAFIVGGGVSDEGELVLEPIRKSFRRWLIGGQWRPHAQVLAAQLGGKAGLVGAADLARQG, from the coding sequence ATGGGACTCACCATCGGCGTCGACATCGGCGGCACGAAGATCGCGGCAGGGGTGGTCGACGAAGAGGGCCGGATCCTCGAAACGAGCACGGTGCCCACTCCGCAGACCCCCGAGGGTGTCGTCGAAGCGATCTGCACCGCGGTGTCCGAGGTCGGAAAGGGCCACGACATCGAGGCCGTCGGCATCGGAGCCGCCGGTTACGTGGACGACAAGCGCGCCACCGTGCTCTTCGCGCCGAACATCAACTGGCGCCACGAGCCGCTGAAGGACAAGGTCGAGCAGCGCGTCGGTCTGCCGGTCGTGGTGGAGAACGACGCCAACGCCGCGGCCTGGGGCGAGTACAGGTTCGGCGCCGGCCAGGGTCACGAGGACGTCATCTGCATCACCCTCGGCACCGGCCTCGGCGGCGGCATCATCATCGGCAACAAGCTGCGCCGCGGACGCTTCGGCGTGGCCGCCGAGTTCGGCCACATCCGGGTGGTGCCGGACGGCCTGCTGTGCGGCTGCGGCAGTCAGGGCTGCTGGGAGCAGTACGCCTCCGGCCGCGCCCTCGTCCGGTACGCCAAGCAGCGCGCCAACGCGGCCCCGGAGAACGCCACGATCCTGCTGGGCCTCGGTGACGGCACGATCGAGGGCATCGAGGGCAAGCACATCAGCGCCGCCGCCCGCCAGGGCGACCCGGTCGCGATCGACTCGTTCCGCGAGCTGGCCCGCTGGGCGGGAGCCGGCCTGGCGGACCTGGCCTCGCTGTTCGACCCGTCGGCGTTCATCGTCGGCGGTGGGGTCTCCGACGAGGGCGAACTGGTCCTGGAACCGATCCGCAAGTCCTTCCGGCGCTGGCTGATCGGCGGCCAGTGGCGCCCGCACGCCCAGGTGCTGGCCGCCCAGCTCGGCGGCAAGGCCGGCCTGGTCGGCGCCGCGGACCTGGCCCGCCAGGGCTGA
- a CDS encoding DUF5304 domain-containing protein — protein MSEATERPSPDADAWADACAEDLAAEKARRRAQYGPTIGTPAEELRKLVDAVAEKVSSLQAPLLGMGAQEAVQQLIGQAKAVVEPVIERNPEVFGHLAAAGNELLAAYRSAVEGQERRWTHGPQDEPGPGEPIDLD, from the coding sequence ATGAGCGAAGCCACCGAGCGCCCCAGCCCCGACGCGGATGCCTGGGCCGATGCCTGTGCGGAGGACCTGGCCGCCGAGAAGGCCCGCCGCCGGGCCCAGTACGGCCCCACCATCGGCACCCCGGCCGAGGAGTTGCGCAAGCTCGTGGACGCGGTCGCCGAGAAGGTCTCCTCGCTCCAGGCGCCGCTGCTCGGCATGGGCGCGCAGGAAGCCGTGCAGCAGCTGATCGGCCAGGCCAAGGCCGTGGTCGAACCGGTCATCGAGCGCAATCCCGAGGTCTTCGGCCACCTTGCCGCGGCCGGCAACGAGCTGCTCGCCGCCTATCGCTCCGCCGTCGAGGGGCAGGAGCGCCGCTGGACCCACGGCCCGCAGGACGAGCCCGGCCCCGGCGAGCCCATCGACCTGGACTGA
- a CDS encoding ArsA family ATPase: MRTVLVTGPGGAGRTTVAAATALAAVRRGKRVLLLSADRDDTLRAVLGDDVPGLRAARIDPGAHFREELLALQDRATAALDLLGAARLDGEELTELPGAEQLALLHALRNAAAGDHELTVVDLPPTPQAIALLALPEQLRRYLRRLLPPERQAARALRPVLAQLAGVPMPAQWLYETAARWDRELAAVQAVIEAETTTVRLVAEPGPAAADAMRTARLGLALHELAIDTLVPNRLLPRGSADTWLATLATQQEKCLDEWSSLFPDVTHCELPHLGRDPRGADDLWLLDAESTGTGAELTADGEIVFGRQGLATELGPPGPGPVGDPWVVEDERDEDGVLVWCIPLPGATKKDLGLVRRGDELLLTVGPFRRIVALPSALRRCTVSGAGLTDGELRVRFTPDPDLWPRTR, from the coding sequence ATGCGCACAGTCCTCGTCACCGGCCCCGGCGGGGCGGGCCGTACCACCGTCGCCGCGGCCACCGCGCTCGCGGCGGTGCGCCGCGGCAAGCGCGTACTGCTGCTCTCCGCCGACCGGGACGACACCCTCCGCGCGGTGCTGGGCGACGACGTGCCCGGGCTGCGGGCGGCCCGTATAGACCCCGGCGCCCACTTCCGTGAGGAACTCCTCGCCCTCCAGGACCGCGCCACGGCCGCGCTCGACCTGCTGGGCGCCGCCCGGCTGGACGGCGAGGAACTCACCGAGCTGCCCGGCGCCGAGCAGCTCGCCCTGCTCCACGCGCTGCGGAACGCGGCCGCCGGGGACCACGAACTGACGGTCGTCGACCTGCCGCCCACCCCGCAGGCGATCGCCCTGCTCGCCCTGCCCGAGCAGCTGCGCCGCTATCTGCGCCGGCTGCTGCCGCCGGAGCGCCAGGCCGCCCGGGCGCTGCGCCCCGTGCTGGCCCAGCTCGCGGGCGTACCGATGCCGGCGCAGTGGCTCTACGAGACCGCCGCCCGCTGGGACCGGGAGCTCGCCGCCGTCCAGGCGGTGATCGAGGCCGAGACCACCACCGTGAGGCTGGTCGCGGAGCCGGGACCGGCCGCCGCGGACGCCATGCGCACCGCGCGCCTGGGCCTCGCCCTCCATGAACTGGCCATCGACACACTGGTACCGAACCGGCTGCTGCCGCGCGGCTCCGCGGACACCTGGCTCGCCACGCTCGCCACCCAGCAGGAGAAGTGCCTGGACGAGTGGAGCAGCCTGTTCCCGGACGTCACCCACTGCGAGCTGCCGCACCTCGGCCGCGACCCGCGCGGTGCGGACGACCTCTGGCTCCTGGACGCCGAGTCCACCGGGACCGGCGCCGAGCTGACCGCCGACGGAGAGATCGTCTTCGGGCGCCAGGGCCTCGCGACCGAACTCGGCCCGCCCGGCCCCGGCCCCGTCGGCGACCCGTGGGTCGTCGAGGACGAGCGCGACGAGGACGGCGTCCTGGTCTGGTGCATCCCGCTGCCCGGAGCCACCAAGAAGGACCTCGGCCTGGTCCGGCGCGGCGACGAACTCCTGCTCACCGTCGGTCCGTTCCGCCGGATCGTCGCCCTGCCGTCCGCGCTGCGCCGCTGCACCGTCTCGGGAGCCGGGCTGACCGACGGGGAGCTGCGCGTCCGCTTCACACCCGACCCGGACCTGTGGCCGCGGACACGCTGA
- a CDS encoding SRPBCC family protein, with product MAEHTSSSITIEAAPADVMGVIADFARYPEWTGEVKEAEVLATDDRGRAEQVRLLLDAGAIKDDHTLAYTWTGDNQVSWTLVKSQMLRALDGSYILTPLGGGDRTEVTYQLTVDVKIPMLGMIKRKAEKVIIDRALAGLKKRVESGATA from the coding sequence ATGGCGGAACACACCAGCTCGAGCATCACGATCGAGGCGGCACCGGCCGACGTGATGGGGGTGATCGCCGACTTCGCCCGCTATCCGGAGTGGACCGGCGAGGTGAAGGAGGCCGAGGTCCTGGCCACCGACGACAGGGGCCGTGCCGAGCAGGTCCGGCTGCTGCTCGACGCCGGTGCGATCAAGGACGACCACACGCTGGCATACACCTGGACCGGCGACAACCAGGTCAGCTGGACCCTGGTGAAGTCCCAGATGCTCCGCGCCCTGGACGGCTCCTACATCCTCACCCCGCTGGGCGGCGGTGACCGCACCGAGGTCACCTACCAGCTGACCGTGGACGTCAAGATCCCCATGCTGGGCATGATCAAGCGCAAGGCGGAGAAGGTCATCATCGACCGCGCCCTGGCCGGCCTGAAGAAGCGCGTGGAGTCGGGCGCCACCGCTTGA